Proteins co-encoded in one Lysobacter solisilvae genomic window:
- a CDS encoding aspartate carbamoyltransferase catalytic subunit, producing MTDKPRHLLTLDSLPRATLEALLERAQAFAAGEQARDALDGVAVCTLFFEPSTRTRLSFQLAGQRLGAHVLGFDASTSSTTKGETDLDTFRTIEAMGVRGFVIRHKGDGAVTALAAAAGPGVSVLNAGEGRSAHPTQGLLDMLTLRQAKGTDFSQLKVLIVGDVLHSRVARSDLHALRTLGAGEIRVCGPAALLPDDGTLRGCTVVDDFDAALAGVDAVMMLRIQRERMEDGLIASLDDYHRHYGLTATRLRRAAPDAVVLHPGPMNRGVEITDEVADGPQSLVLRQVANGVAVRMAALDLLLGC from the coding sequence ATGACCGACAAGCCCCGGCACCTGCTGACCCTGGATTCCCTCCCGCGCGCCACCCTGGAGGCGCTGCTCGAGCGCGCGCAGGCCTTCGCCGCAGGCGAGCAGGCGCGCGACGCGCTCGATGGCGTGGCGGTGTGCACGCTGTTCTTCGAGCCTTCCACACGCACGCGGCTGAGCTTCCAGTTGGCAGGGCAGCGCCTGGGCGCGCACGTGCTGGGTTTCGACGCGTCGACCTCCTCCACGACCAAGGGCGAGACCGACCTCGACACATTCCGCACGATCGAGGCCATGGGCGTGCGCGGCTTCGTGATCCGGCACAAGGGCGACGGTGCGGTAACCGCGCTGGCGGCCGCCGCCGGACCGGGTGTTAGCGTGCTCAACGCCGGCGAAGGGCGCAGCGCGCACCCGACACAAGGGCTGCTGGACATGCTGACCCTGCGCCAGGCCAAGGGCACCGACTTCAGCCAGCTGAAAGTACTCATCGTCGGCGATGTGCTGCATTCGCGGGTGGCGCGCTCGGACCTGCACGCGCTGCGTACGCTGGGCGCAGGCGAGATCCGGGTGTGCGGCCCCGCGGCCCTGCTCCCCGACGACGGGACCCTGCGCGGCTGTACGGTCGTCGACGACTTCGATGCGGCCCTGGCAGGCGTGGATGCGGTGATGATGCTGCGCATCCAGCGCGAGCGGATGGAGGACGGCCTGATCGCCTCACTGGACGATTACCACCGCCACTACGGTCTCACCGCGACGCGCCTGCGCCGGGCGGCCCCCGACGCGGTTGTCCTGCATCCAGGCCCGATGAACCGCGGGGTGGAAATTACGGATGAGGTAGCCGACGGCCCCCAGTCGCTGGTCCTGCGTCAGGTGGCCAACGGGGTGGCCGTGCGCATGGCCGCGCTGGACCTGCTGCTGGGCTGCTGA
- the ruvX gene encoding Holliday junction resolvase RuvX produces the protein MSIRRDGTVLGFDVGARRIGVAVGSAFGSGARALAVIDVHAHGPDWTSIDRLRKEWRPDGLIVGDPLTLEGGDQPARVRAHAFARELATRYQLPVVLVDERASSIEAAQRFASDRAEGRKRRRDAEALDAVAAAVIVERWLAAPDQAVPLS, from the coding sequence ATGAGCATCCGCCGCGACGGCACCGTCCTGGGCTTCGACGTCGGCGCACGGCGCATCGGCGTGGCGGTGGGCAGTGCGTTTGGTTCGGGCGCGCGGGCGCTGGCGGTGATCGATGTGCACGCCCACGGTCCGGACTGGACGTCGATCGACCGGCTGCGCAAGGAGTGGCGCCCGGATGGTCTGATCGTAGGCGACCCGCTCACGCTGGAAGGCGGCGACCAGCCCGCCCGCGTGCGCGCGCATGCCTTCGCCCGCGAGCTGGCCACGCGCTACCAGCTGCCGGTGGTGCTGGTCGACGAACGGGCCAGTTCCATCGAAGCGGCGCAGCGGTTCGCCAGCGACCGCGCCGAAGGCCGCAAGCGGCGTCGCGATGCCGAGGCGCTGGACGCGGTGGCGGCCGCGGTCATCGTCGAGCGCTGGCTGGCCGCGCCGGACCAGGCCGTACCGCTGAGCTGA
- a CDS encoding YqgE/AlgH family protein → MSLMPEPLTNQLLIALPALSKTNFSRSVALICQHDDDGAMGIVVNRRSEYTLGEVLGQMGVEGGSQALRDQPVLAGGPVHPERGFVLHDGGPRWDSTLSITPSLFLTTSRDILEAMARGDGPDHAIVALGCAGWGSGQLENELTENDWLTAPADPELLFTLPLESRWVAAAGRIGVDFAHLADYAGHA, encoded by the coding sequence ATGTCACTGATGCCCGAGCCCCTGACCAACCAGCTGCTGATCGCTCTGCCAGCGCTGTCGAAGACCAACTTCTCGCGCAGCGTCGCCCTGATCTGCCAGCACGACGACGACGGGGCCATGGGCATCGTCGTGAACCGCCGCTCCGAGTACACGCTGGGAGAAGTGCTGGGGCAGATGGGCGTGGAAGGGGGCAGCCAGGCCCTGCGCGACCAGCCGGTCCTGGCCGGCGGTCCGGTGCATCCGGAACGCGGCTTCGTGCTTCACGACGGCGGCCCAAGGTGGGATTCGACGCTGTCGATCACCCCGTCGCTGTTTCTGACCACTTCGCGCGACATCCTCGAGGCCATGGCTCGCGGGGATGGTCCGGATCACGCAATCGTCGCCCTGGGCTGCGCAGGCTGGGGTTCGGGACAGCTGGAAAACGAGCTGACCGAGAACGACTGGCTGACCGCCCCAGCGGACCCCGAGTTGCTGTTCACGCTTCCGCTGGAGTCGCGCTGGGTCGCGGCGGCTGGACGCATCGGCGTGGACTTCGCGCACCTGGCCGATTACGCCGGGCACGCCTGA
- a CDS encoding dipeptidyl-peptidase 3 family protein, translating to MSDTTSALRPLVLACLAAIALSACSRTPAPPPAAAAPQAAPADAKPSYAQLHTGDYAVVPLKADLSAFDDQGRRMIAKLVQAADVMNALTWRQSYAGDREALLAKAPDPATRELITINFGPWDRLNEDTPLLDGIGPRPPGGPFYPADMTREEFEAADLANKKSNYTLLRRDAGGKLVTVPYHVEYAEQLQQAATLLREAAELSADKTFADYLRMRADALLDDDFRPSDMAWMDMKTNPVDIVIGPIETYEDQLFGYKAAYEGLVLIKDVAWSEKLARFAKFLPQLQKGLPVDAKYKAEKPGAKADLNAYEAAYYAGDANVGAKTIAINLPNDEEVQLAKGTRRLQLKNVMKAKFDHILVPIANELIAKDQLQHVTFDAFFEDVMFHEVAHGLGIKKTIDGKGTVDEALKEYASSFEEGKADILGLYMIDALSEQGELDKAKLMDNYVTFLAGILRSVRFGASDAHGKANMLRFNFFAAQGAFSRDADGRYRVDLEKMRASMRNLSRKLLTVQGDGNYAKAKDMTNRIGVIKPELAADLKRLEAAKIPVDVRFEQGLDVLGLTQFATPATQ from the coding sequence ATGTCCGACACCACCTCCGCGCTCCGCCCGCTTGTCCTCGCCTGCCTCGCCGCCATCGCCCTGTCGGCTTGCAGTCGAACGCCCGCTCCGCCGCCCGCCGCGGCCGCGCCGCAGGCTGCGCCCGCCGATGCCAAGCCTTCGTACGCGCAGCTGCATACCGGCGACTACGCGGTGGTGCCGCTCAAGGCCGACCTGTCGGCCTTCGACGACCAGGGCAGGCGGATGATCGCCAAATTGGTGCAGGCCGCCGACGTGATGAACGCCCTGACCTGGCGCCAGAGCTACGCTGGGGACCGCGAGGCACTGCTGGCCAAGGCGCCCGACCCCGCCACGCGCGAACTGATCACGATCAATTTCGGCCCCTGGGACCGCCTGAACGAGGACACGCCCCTGCTCGATGGCATCGGACCGCGGCCGCCGGGCGGCCCGTTCTACCCGGCCGACATGACCCGCGAGGAATTCGAGGCCGCCGACCTGGCCAACAAGAAATCCAACTACACGCTGCTGCGCCGCGATGCCGGCGGCAAGCTGGTCACGGTGCCCTACCACGTCGAATACGCAGAGCAGTTGCAGCAGGCCGCCACGCTCCTGCGCGAGGCCGCCGAACTGAGCGCCGACAAGACCTTTGCCGATTACCTGCGCATGCGCGCCGACGCACTGCTGGACGACGACTTCCGCCCGAGCGACATGGCCTGGATGGACATGAAGACCAATCCGGTCGACATCGTCATCGGCCCGATCGAGACTTACGAGGACCAGTTGTTCGGATACAAGGCCGCCTATGAGGGCCTGGTGCTGATCAAGGACGTCGCCTGGAGCGAGAAACTGGCACGGTTCGCGAAGTTCCTCCCACAGCTGCAGAAGGGCCTGCCGGTGGACGCCAAGTACAAGGCGGAAAAGCCCGGCGCGAAGGCGGACCTCAACGCCTACGAGGCGGCCTACTACGCGGGCGACGCCAACGTCGGGGCCAAGACCATCGCGATCAACCTGCCCAACGACGAGGAAGTGCAGCTGGCCAAGGGCACCCGTCGCCTGCAGCTGAAAAACGTCATGAAGGCGAAGTTCGACCACATCCTGGTCCCCATCGCCAACGAACTGATCGCGAAGGACCAGCTGCAGCACGTCACCTTCGATGCCTTCTTCGAGGACGTGATGTTCCACGAGGTGGCCCATGGCCTGGGCATCAAGAAGACGATCGACGGCAAGGGCACGGTCGACGAAGCCCTCAAGGAATACGCATCGAGTTTCGAGGAAGGCAAAGCGGACATCCTGGGCCTGTACATGATCGACGCGCTCAGCGAGCAGGGCGAACTGGACAAGGCGAAGCTGATGGACAACTACGTCACCTTCCTCGCCGGCATCCTGCGGTCGGTGCGTTTTGGCGCCAGCGATGCCCACGGCAAAGCCAACATGCTGCGCTTCAATTTCTTCGCCGCGCAGGGCGCTTTCAGCCGCGACGCTGACGGCCGCTACCGCGTGGACCTGGAGAAGATGCGCGCCTCGATGCGCAACCTCAGCCGCAAGCTGCTCACGGTGCAGGGCGACGGCAACTACGCCAAGGCCAAGGACATGACCAACCGCATCGGCGTGATCAAGCCGGAACTGGCAGCCGACCTCAAGCGGCTGGAAGCGGCGAAGATTCCGGTCGACGTCCGTTTCGAGCAGGGCCTGGACGTCCTGGGCCTGACGCAGTTCGCCACGCCCGCGACGCAGTAG
- a CDS encoding DNA-3-methyladenine glycosylase I: MSGYCRSAQGHPLHGPYHDNEYGFPARGEAELFERLVLEINQAGLSWETMLKKRDGFRRAYDGFDVDTVAAYGERERERLLADAGIVRNRLKVDAAIHNAAVIAHLRATHGSFAAWLDGHLLEAGAPRSRDSWVKLFKKTFRFTGGEITHEFLLSLGYLPGAHAEDCPVHARIVALAPPWRRARGDC, encoded by the coding sequence GTGTCCGGGTACTGCCGCTCCGCGCAGGGCCATCCGCTGCACGGCCCATACCACGACAATGAGTATGGCTTCCCCGCGCGCGGGGAAGCCGAGCTGTTCGAAAGGCTGGTCCTCGAGATCAACCAGGCCGGGCTGAGCTGGGAGACGATGCTGAAGAAGCGCGACGGCTTCCGCCGCGCGTACGACGGCTTCGACGTCGACACGGTGGCCGCCTACGGTGAACGCGAACGCGAGCGCCTGCTCGCCGACGCCGGCATCGTGCGCAACCGGCTCAAAGTGGATGCCGCGATCCACAACGCCGCGGTGATCGCGCACCTGCGCGCCACGCATGGCAGTTTCGCCGCCTGGCTCGATGGGCATCTGCTGGAAGCCGGCGCGCCGCGCTCACGCGACTCCTGGGTCAAGCTGTTCAAGAAGACCTTCCGCTTCACCGGCGGCGAGATCACACACGAATTCCTGCTCAGCCTTGGCTACCTGCCGGGCGCGCATGCCGAGGATTGTCCGGTGCACGCCCGGATCGTCGCGCTCGCACCGCCGTGGCGGCGCGCCCGGGGTGACTGCTGA
- a CDS encoding PilT/PilU family type 4a pilus ATPase, with product MSTIDFTSFLKLMAHQKASDLFITAGMAPSMKVHGKISPITQNPLTPQQSRDLVLNVMTPPQREEFEKTHECNFAIGVTGVGRFRVSCFYQRNQVGMVLRRIETKIPTVEELSLPPIIKTLAMTKRGIIIFVGATGTGKSTSLAAMIGYRNLNSTGHIITIEDPIEFVHKHEGCIVTQREVGIDTDSWDNALKNTLRQAPDVIMIGEVRTREGMDHAIAFAETGHLVLCTLHANNANQAMDRIINFFPEDRRNQLLMDLSLNLKGVVAQQLIPTPDGKARRVAMEILLGTPLVQDYIRDGEVHKLKEVMKESVQLGMKTFDQSLFELYQAGEISYEDALRYADSQNEVRLRIKLAQGGDAKTLAQGLDGVEVAEVR from the coding sequence ATGAGCACCATCGACTTCACTTCCTTCCTCAAGCTGATGGCGCACCAGAAGGCCTCGGACCTGTTCATCACGGCCGGCATGGCGCCCTCGATGAAGGTCCACGGCAAGATCTCGCCGATCACGCAGAACCCGCTGACGCCGCAGCAGAGCCGCGACCTGGTGCTGAACGTGATGACCCCGCCGCAGCGCGAGGAGTTCGAGAAGACCCACGAGTGCAACTTCGCGATTGGCGTCACCGGCGTCGGCCGCTTCCGCGTCTCGTGCTTCTACCAGCGCAACCAGGTGGGCATGGTGCTGCGCCGGATCGAGACCAAGATCCCCACCGTCGAAGAGTTGAGCCTGCCGCCGATCATCAAGACGCTGGCGATGACCAAGCGCGGCATCATCATCTTCGTGGGTGCCACCGGTACCGGCAAGTCGACGTCGCTGGCAGCGATGATCGGCTACCGCAACCTCAATTCGACCGGCCACATCATCACCATCGAGGACCCGATCGAGTTCGTGCACAAGCACGAGGGCTGCATCGTGACCCAGCGTGAGGTCGGGATCGACACCGACAGCTGGGACAACGCCCTCAAGAACACCCTGCGCCAGGCGCCGGACGTGATCATGATCGGCGAGGTGCGTACCCGCGAGGGCATGGACCATGCCATCGCTTTCGCCGAAACCGGCCACCTGGTGCTGTGCACGCTGCATGCCAACAACGCCAACCAGGCGATGGACCGCATCATCAACTTCTTCCCCGAAGACCGCCGCAACCAGTTGCTGATGGACCTCTCGCTCAACCTGAAGGGCGTGGTCGCGCAGCAGTTGATCCCGACGCCGGACGGCAAGGCCCGCCGCGTGGCAATGGAAATCCTGCTGGGCACGCCGCTTGTGCAGGACTACATCCGCGATGGCGAGGTCCACAAGCTGAAGGAAGTGATGAAGGAGTCCGTGCAGCTGGGCATGAAGACCTTCGACCAGAGCCTGTTCGAGCTCTACCAGGCCGGCGAGATCTCCTACGAGGACGCCCTGCGTTACGCGGACTCGCAGAACGAAGTCCGCCTGCGCATCAAGCTGGCCCAGGGCGGAGATGCCAAGACCCTGGCCCAGGGCCTGGATGGTGTGGAAGTGGCCGAAGTGCGCTGA
- a CDS encoding YggS family pyridoxal phosphate-dependent enzyme, whose translation MLTHALHDTLHRLKNAASAAKRPAPALLAVSKTQPAQAVAELAAAGQRAFGENYVQEAAAKQAALAPLGLEWHLIGHLQSNKAREAAVAFDWVQTIDRMSLVDALDRHRGAERPALNVLIQVNIDDEASKHGCRPGDVAALAEAIAGRPHLFLRGLMVIPEPHADPELRRAAFARARALFEVLRAQYPQVDTLSMGMSDDLEVAVAEGATLVRVGTALFGARAPRT comes from the coding sequence GTGCTCACGCACGCCCTGCACGACACCCTACACCGTTTGAAAAACGCGGCAAGCGCGGCCAAGCGGCCAGCGCCCGCGCTGCTGGCGGTCAGCAAGACCCAGCCCGCGCAGGCCGTGGCCGAACTGGCGGCCGCGGGGCAGCGCGCCTTCGGCGAGAATTACGTGCAGGAAGCAGCCGCCAAGCAGGCCGCGCTGGCGCCCCTGGGGCTGGAGTGGCACCTCATCGGCCACCTGCAGTCCAACAAGGCCCGGGAAGCAGCCGTGGCGTTCGACTGGGTCCAGACCATCGACCGCATGTCGCTGGTGGATGCGCTCGACCGGCATCGCGGGGCTGAACGGCCCGCATTGAACGTGCTCATCCAGGTGAACATCGATGACGAAGCCAGTAAGCACGGCTGCCGGCCGGGCGATGTGGCGGCCTTGGCCGAGGCCATCGCGGGCAGGCCGCACCTGTTCCTGCGCGGCTTGATGGTCATCCCCGAGCCGCACGCCGATCCGGAGCTGCGCCGCGCCGCATTCGCCCGCGCGCGTGCGCTGTTCGAGGTGTTGCGCGCGCAGTACCCGCAGGTCGACACCCTGTCGATGGGCATGAGCGACGATCTTGAAGTGGCCGTGGCGGAAGGTGCGACCCTGGTGCGCGTCGGCACGGCCCTGTTCGGTGCGCGCGCCCCGCGAACGTGA
- the proC gene encoding pyrroline-5-carboxylate reductase, whose translation MSASAAPASPSSALGSIAFIGGGNMARSLIGGLVARGADRASLLVAEPVPELRAALARDFQIPTFEHSAQPVASAGTWVLAVKPQVMREVCQALASVAQATRPLVMSVAAGITAAQIDRWLGGNVAVVRAMPNTPALLGAGVTGLYANAQVDDGQRARALALMQSAGASVWIEHESLMDAVTAVSGSGPAYVFLLAEAMQAAGEAQGLPAAAARELALQTILGAARMLTEGDEAPAELRRRVTSPGGTTQAAIETFEAGGLRELVASAIDAATRRGRELSAAHD comes from the coding sequence ATGTCCGCTTCCGCCGCACCCGCGTCGCCCTCGTCCGCCCTGGGTTCCATCGCATTCATCGGCGGCGGCAACATGGCGCGCAGCCTCATCGGCGGACTGGTCGCCCGCGGCGCGGACCGCGCCAGCCTGCTCGTGGCCGAGCCGGTCCCCGAGTTGCGCGCCGCCCTCGCCCGCGACTTCCAGATTCCCACTTTCGAACACAGCGCCCAGCCGGTGGCCAGCGCAGGCACCTGGGTACTGGCGGTCAAGCCGCAGGTGATGCGTGAGGTCTGCCAGGCATTGGCGTCCGTCGCCCAGGCCACGCGCCCGCTCGTGATGTCGGTCGCCGCCGGCATCACCGCCGCGCAGATCGACCGGTGGCTCGGCGGCAATGTCGCCGTCGTGCGCGCGATGCCCAACACGCCGGCTCTGCTGGGAGCCGGCGTTACCGGGCTGTACGCCAACGCACAGGTCGATGACGGGCAGCGGGCCCGCGCACTGGCGTTGATGCAGTCGGCTGGCGCATCGGTATGGATCGAGCACGAATCGCTGATGGACGCGGTCACCGCGGTGTCCGGTAGCGGGCCGGCCTATGTGTTCCTGCTGGCCGAAGCCATGCAGGCCGCAGGTGAAGCACAGGGCCTGCCGGCTGCGGCCGCGCGCGAACTGGCACTGCAGACCATCCTTGGCGCGGCGCGCATGCTCACCGAGGGCGACGAAGCGCCCGCCGAGCTGCGCCGCCGGGTCACCTCTCCCGGCGGCACGACCCAGGCCGCGATCGAAACCTTCGAGGCGGGCGGCCTGCGCGAGCTGGTCGCCAGCGCCATCGATGCCGCCACCCGCCGCGGCCGCGAACTGTCCGCCGCCCACGACTGA
- a CDS encoding DUF4426 domain-containing protein, protein MRPNPVAACAIILMGLALTSCGGDAAPASVATAPTPATGGVAPPPSPPATPGASQEAVSRIGDVTVRASVLPTQALSDEVARTYGLTRSPGTVMLLVGVRQGPEAQEVALPATITAVATELGGRRHEIALRELRSGDLLDYVGTLDISPPETLRFDVTVVREGGARSDMQFTREFYPQ, encoded by the coding sequence GTGCGCCCAAATCCCGTTGCCGCCTGCGCGATCATCCTGATGGGCCTGGCCCTGACCAGCTGCGGCGGTGACGCCGCGCCTGCGAGCGTGGCCACCGCACCGACGCCTGCCACTGGCGGTGTTGCGCCGCCGCCCTCGCCTCCCGCCACCCCTGGCGCCTCGCAGGAAGCGGTCAGCCGCATCGGCGACGTCACGGTCCGCGCCAGCGTGCTGCCGACGCAGGCGTTGTCCGACGAGGTCGCGCGCACGTACGGTCTGACGCGCAGCCCCGGCACCGTGATGCTGCTGGTTGGCGTGCGCCAGGGCCCGGAGGCGCAGGAAGTCGCCCTGCCCGCCACCATCACCGCCGTGGCCACCGAGCTGGGCGGGCGCCGCCACGAGATCGCACTGCGCGAGTTGCGCAGCGGCGACCTGCTGGATTACGTCGGCACGCTGGACATCTCCCCGCCGGAAACCCTGCGTTTCGACGTCACGGTGGTACGCGAGGGCGGCGCGCGCTCGGACATGCAGTTCACGCGCGAGTTCTATCCGCAGTAG
- a CDS encoding cobalamin-binding protein, which yields MSAPTVGPRRIVCLTEEPTEVLYALGEQDRIVGISGFTVRPAIARREKPKVSAFTSAKIGQILELSPDFVIGFSDIQADIAAELIRAGVEVWISNHRTVPGILDYVRRLGALVGASARAQAYADELQRGLDGVAAAAAQLARRPKVYFEEWDDPLITGIGWVAELVRIAGGDDVFPERAVMSLGRDRILADGDEVIRRAPDIILGSWCGKKFRPERVAARPGWSQIPAVRDGHLYEIKSPVILQPGPAALTDGVREIAACIQRWARA from the coding sequence GTGAGCGCCCCCACCGTCGGGCCGCGCCGGATCGTCTGCCTTACCGAGGAGCCCACCGAGGTCCTGTACGCGCTGGGCGAGCAGGACCGCATCGTGGGCATCAGCGGATTCACCGTGCGCCCTGCGATCGCCCGCCGCGAGAAGCCGAAAGTCAGCGCATTCACTTCTGCGAAGATCGGCCAGATCCTGGAACTGTCGCCGGACTTCGTCATCGGCTTTTCCGACATCCAGGCCGACATCGCCGCCGAGCTGATCCGCGCCGGCGTGGAAGTGTGGATCAGCAACCACCGTACCGTGCCCGGCATCCTCGACTACGTGCGCCGGCTCGGCGCGCTGGTGGGTGCGTCGGCGCGGGCGCAGGCCTATGCGGATGAGCTCCAACGCGGCCTGGACGGGGTCGCCGCCGCTGCTGCGCAGCTGGCCCGGCGCCCCAAGGTGTATTTCGAGGAATGGGACGACCCTCTGATCACGGGCATCGGCTGGGTGGCCGAGCTGGTGCGCATCGCCGGGGGCGACGACGTATTTCCCGAACGTGCCGTGATGTCGTTGGGCAGGGACCGGATCCTGGCTGATGGCGACGAGGTGATCCGCCGCGCGCCGGACATCATCCTGGGCTCCTGGTGCGGCAAGAAATTCCGGCCCGAGCGCGTGGCGGCGCGCCCGGGCTGGTCGCAGATCCCGGCGGTGCGCGATGGACATCTCTATGAGATCAAGTCGCCCGTCATCCTGCAGCCCGGGCCGGCGGCGCTGACCGACGGCGTGCGCGAGATCGCGGCGTGCATCCAGCGCTGGGCGCGGGCGTGA
- the aac(6') gene encoding aminoglycoside 6'-N-acetyltransferase: MSPSWRIVRAGADEAGGWSTLRAALWPHEDPARHAADIRQVLGRGDTAVGFLALDVDDARTLGFAEATLRSDYVNGCESSPVGFLEGWYVLPDARSRGIGRALVAAVEDWARQRGCTELASDAPLENVDAQRAHQACGFDEAERVIYFHKRLAP, from the coding sequence GTGAGTCCGTCCTGGCGGATCGTCCGGGCGGGTGCCGATGAGGCCGGCGGCTGGTCGACCCTGCGGGCCGCGCTGTGGCCGCACGAGGATCCGGCGCGCCATGCCGCCGACATCCGGCAGGTGCTGGGGCGCGGCGATACGGCGGTGGGGTTCCTGGCCCTCGATGTGGACGACGCGCGCACGCTGGGCTTCGCCGAGGCCACGCTGCGCAGCGACTACGTCAACGGCTGCGAGAGTTCGCCCGTCGGCTTCCTGGAAGGCTGGTACGTGTTGCCCGACGCGCGCAGTCGCGGCATCGGCCGCGCGCTGGTGGCCGCCGTCGAGGACTGGGCGCGCCAGCGTGGCTGCACGGAGCTGGCGTCCGACGCGCCGCTGGAGAACGTCGACGCCCAACGCGCGCACCAGGCCTGCGGTTTCGACGAAGCCGAGCGCGTGATCTATTTCCACAAGCGGCTGGCACCGTGA
- the pdxH gene encoding pyridoxamine 5'-phosphate oxidase → MTDTDLHAKAMATFAALFDEAAAAGEPDRTAMTVATATLDARPSARIVLLKAFDARGFVFYSHLDGRKGRELQANPHAALLFHWPRVREGVQVRVEGAVESVADAEADAYFASRPRGSQLGAWASRQSETLDSRASFDERVARAELEFEGREVPRPPRWTGFRVKPERIEFWYGAQFRLHERHLYERDRAGVWQVRMLYP, encoded by the coding sequence ATGACCGACACCGACCTCCATGCCAAGGCGATGGCCACGTTCGCCGCCCTCTTCGACGAGGCCGCGGCCGCTGGCGAGCCGGACCGCACCGCGATGACCGTGGCCACCGCCACGCTCGACGCCCGGCCCTCGGCGCGCATCGTGCTTCTGAAGGCGTTCGATGCGCGCGGCTTCGTCTTCTACTCCCACCTGGATGGCCGCAAGGGCCGCGAGCTGCAGGCCAATCCGCACGCCGCGCTGCTGTTCCACTGGCCGCGCGTCCGCGAAGGCGTCCAGGTGCGCGTGGAAGGAGCGGTGGAAAGCGTGGCCGACGCCGAGGCCGATGCCTACTTCGCTTCGCGTCCGCGCGGCAGCCAGCTGGGGGCATGGGCCTCCAGGCAGTCCGAGACGCTGGATTCGCGTGCCAGCTTCGACGAACGGGTGGCGCGGGCCGAACTTGAGTTCGAGGGCCGGGAGGTACCGCGGCCGCCGCGCTGGACCGGTTTCCGGGTCAAGCCCGAGCGCATCGAGTTCTGGTATGGCGCCCAGTTCCGCCTGCATGAAAGACATCTCTACGAACGTGACCGCGCCGGCGTCTGGCAGGTCCGGATGCTCTACCCGTGA
- a CDS encoding dodecin family protein, with translation MSIAKIIELNAASKTTLDDAVRAGLKKCAESVKNIKGAWVNEIKVVTDENGNVTEWRVNLRVTFVVQ, from the coding sequence ATGTCGATCGCAAAGATCATCGAACTCAACGCCGCCTCGAAGACCACGCTGGACGATGCCGTCCGCGCCGGACTGAAGAAATGCGCCGAGTCGGTCAAGAACATCAAGGGCGCCTGGGTCAACGAGATCAAGGTCGTCACCGACGAGAACGGCAATGTCACCGAGTGGCGGGTCAACCTGCGGGTTACCTTTGTCGTGCAGTAG
- a CDS encoding shikimate kinase has product MNPSPNLILVGPMGAGKSTIGRRLAQRFGLRFADADAWVEEAAGATVAQLFQREGEPAFRQREREALATLLGQDGLVLATGGGAVLDADNRALLQRRGFVVHLEVTVDRQLERLAQDHSRPLLARDDRAQVLGALATARNPLYAQTADLAFDTDALDPAAAADALGDLLAARWRGHGVAA; this is encoded by the coding sequence ATGAACCCCTCGCCCAACCTGATCCTGGTCGGCCCCATGGGCGCGGGCAAGAGCACGATCGGACGCCGCCTGGCGCAGCGCTTCGGGCTGCGCTTCGCCGACGCCGACGCCTGGGTCGAGGAGGCCGCCGGCGCCACGGTGGCTCAGCTCTTCCAGCGCGAGGGCGAGCCGGCCTTCCGGCAACGCGAGCGGGAGGCGCTGGCGACGCTGCTCGGGCAGGACGGCCTGGTCCTGGCGACGGGGGGCGGCGCGGTGCTCGACGCCGACAATCGCGCGCTGCTGCAACGGCGTGGTTTCGTCGTCCACCTGGAAGTCACCGTGGATCGGCAGCTGGAACGCCTGGCGCAGGACCACAGCCGCCCTCTGCTGGCCCGCGACGACCGCGCTCAGGTACTGGGCGCCCTCGCGACCGCGCGCAACCCGTTGTACGCCCAGACGGCCGACCTGGCCTTCGACACCGACGCCCTGGACCCGGCGGCTGCCGCTGACGCGCTGGGCGACCTGCTGGCTGCGCGCTGGCGTGGACATGGAGTGGCCGCATGA